A genomic window from Elaeis guineensis isolate ETL-2024a chromosome 3, EG11, whole genome shotgun sequence includes:
- the LOC105041879 gene encoding uncharacterized protein, which produces MGTFIGHFVPALAFILVGLWHTLNTIKAYKLKGPSHFTSTTWFPLSTSIAIPKRLELYLLFSFSVFAIILQLIDYPLLTFSFKPDNYEHATIFLHVAIYSSVALAVDYSSSSESFLGLVGALATSVFGQELFLLHFHSIDHAGLEGHYHWLLELIVATSLVATAISTGFPTSFPAAMVRSVSVLFQGLWFMVMGFALWVPSLVPKGCHATGSEGAGGHGAVACGTEEASRRAMALANLQFSWVLAGVLVLTAYLCLRPEWKCMEYRQLQCRGVDVSQVSGEGEAFKGVHASA; this is translated from the coding sequence ATGGGAACTTTCATTGGCCATTTTGTCCCAGCCCTCGCCTTCATTCTCGTAGGCCTGTGGCACACCCTCAACACCATCAAAGCCTACAAGCTCAAAGGCCCATCCCACTTCACCTCCACAACCTGGTTTCCCTTGTCCACCTCCATCGCCATCCCGAAACGCTTGGAGCTCtacctcctcttctccttctccgtcTTTGCCATCATTCTCCAACTCATTGACTACCCTCTCCTCACCTTCTCCTTCAAGCCCGATAACTACGAGCACGCCACCATCTTCCTCCACGTAGCAATATACTCTTCCGTCGCCCTAGCAGTCGATTATTCCTCCTCCTCAGAGTCCTTTCTTGGCCTTGTTGGAGCCCTTGCCACCTCTGTCTTTGGTCAAGAGCTCTTCCTACTCCACTTCCACTCTATCGACCATGCCGGCCTTGAAGGCCATTACCACTGGCTTCTCGAACTCATCGTGGCGACGTCGCTCGTAGCCACCGCCATTAGCACCGGTTTTCCGACCAGTTTTCCTGCCGCAATGGTGAGATCGGTGTCAGTATTGTTCCAAGGGTTGTGGTTCATGGTCATGGGGTTTGCGTTGTGGGTTCCAAGTCTTGTGCCCAAGGGTTGCCACGCCACGGGATCGGAGGGCGCCGGGGGCCATGGGGCGGTTGCGTGCGGGACGGAGGAAGCAAGTCGGAGAGCGATGGCGTTAGCTAACCTGCAGTTCAGCTGGGTTCTTGCCGGAGTCTTGGTTTTAACAGCCTATTTGTGTCTAAGGCCGGAGTGGAAGTGCATGGAGTATAGGCAGCTGCAGTGTAGGGGTGTGGATGTGAGTCAGGTGTCTGGGGAGGGTGAAGCCTTCAAAGGAGTCCATGCGTCAGCGTAG